AATATGAAATTATGTTTTGTTAGCTAGAGCTGTTAGTTTAACGATTAAGCATGTGGTATCCGAATTTTTGTCGAAGCCCTAAGTTCGATCTCCTTCGGCTGCAACTTTAGGACGAGCCCTTGAGCAGTTACGTTTGGGCGAACCCGTTTACCTATGGGTATCGCATTTGGGCGAACCCGTTTAACTATGAGCGTATGATCTGCGTGTTTTGTTTATGTAGTTCATCACTACAGGTCCCTTTTTATCTGTAGAAATGTGCATAGGCTGTCTATATATATGATCTATCTATGATCTCAATTATgattcattataattatttattatttatatttatttatttcgtaTTGTTATTGAGGTACAAGGACTTGGAGTGAACCTGATATGCAAGGCACACTCCCTGTGCCTAGAGATAGCCACAGCTGCACCACCGTTGGCGATAAGTTGTTTGTATTCGGTGGCACTGATGGGAACGTACCTCTTAAAGATTTGCATATTTTAGACACACGTGAGTTTTGCTACGCTCTTGCATTTGCATATGTTAAATGTCGGATTAATATAAACTTTAGGAGCATTATTACCGTGCATTTATAATATGATCTGATAACAGCCACAAATACATGGGTGACACCGTATGTAAGAGGGGAGGGTCCAGAAGCACGAGAAGGACACAGTGCTGCACTCATCGGCAAACGTCTCTTTATTTTCGGTGGATGCGGGAAGTCTTCTGATACTCTCGTTGAAGAATATTTTGATGATCTCTATATATTAAATACAGGTGAGGGGTGTTTATAAGACACTTTtgttatatttgtatttatttatcaaCATAAGTGATTAGTTTATGTTAATTTAATATATTCAGAGACAATGATATGGAAACGAATGGCCACAACGGGAATCCCGCCAGCTAAGCGTAATAGCCATACATGTGTCTCATGGAAAAACAAGATTATCGTGATCGGTGGAGAAGATACGCAGAATTATTACATGTCTGATGTGCAGATGCTTGATACAGGTTTCAAGTTTGACTTTTTTTGACTGATTATTAATAATTTTGTCTGAAATTACGTGATACGTGATATCTACGTTCTTCTCTATAGATACACTTATCTGGACAAAATTGGTAACCAATGGCGATTTGTTGCCACCTAGAGCTGGTCATACGACAATTGCGTTGGGGAATAATTTGTTTGTCTTTGGAGGTTTTACCGATGCTGAAGACCTGTATGATGACTTATATATGTTTGATCTTGGTATGTAACTTAAGTATCGGTTGTATCATGATATATGTGCTAATACCTTTAACTTATGTATGTTTGATTTTGGTATTATAACAATTTTTCAGAAACGTATAAGTGGACCAAGGTCATGACCGTAGGTGCGGGCCCATCTGCCAGATTTTCTATGGCGGGGAGTAGTTTGCATCCACAACAGGGAGGTGTTCTTGTATTTATGGGTGGCTGCAATAAGACTCTTGAAGCACTTGATGACATGTTCTACTTATACACAGGTTTAGCTCTTGGTGTGAACTGCACAAAtagtatgtgtgtatgtgtgtgcgtGGCTAGAACATATATAAGACAAAAAGTCGagttttgaccgactttgacctgaCTCGGTCAAAACTtgggattactcggaaaatcggtcaaaaccagtcaaacttggtcaacatttgAGTACTCCCTAAAAAGTGTCCCGACCGAGTACTCCCGAGTAGCGATTTTGCAACCTTGAAAAGAACCTTCTGTTTTGATCTTAATGTTTATAATCTAATGTGGATTTTAGGGCTTGTAATTGAAAACGAGCGAGATGAAAGGAAGCTTGAGAAGTTATCTTTAAGGAAACAACTGAGATTGAAAAGTCAAGAGCAGCAAAGTGTGAATGCAGCGTATAGTACACCGATGATTGGCATGGAAACAAGTTCTAATGCCAATAGACCGATGAACACGCCTACGCATTTCGAGTTTACACCAAGTATGACCATCTTTCATGTGGCTTTAGTTGTCTTATTGGTGATGTTATGTGCTTGTTGTCAAAATCTGATGATATTTTATTCACTTGTACTATTTGCAGACAGACCAAACGTGTATTCAAATGATTATCATAATGCACATGGGAAGAGGACATTTCAAGCAAAAGTAACAAAAAACGTTACAAATTGTTATACGATTGAGACTGTAATTGATGGGAAGCCACTGCGTGGAGTTTTATTCTCGAACAACCTAAGCTCCAATAAGCCAGCTGCTGATGATTTAAGAAGGTCTAAAATCCATTTGTTATGATCCTATCTTCAATGTTTTTGTGCACTTTATAATTATCTAATAATAATCTTCTTGGATTTGGGTGTTATTAAATAAATAACAGGAAAAGAGTGGCAGTTGAAACAAGAAGTCCTGAACATCAGACACCAGGTGTTACATCTGCTGCTTCAGATATGAAGACCCCTGCAGCTTCTAATGTTTCCCCGTCCCTCGAGgttaatattcatattaatttaatgtatatatacgtgtgtgtgtgtgcgcgtgtGATAAATTATCAAGCTTATTTATATATTGTAGGTCCGGCTTAATCTGATGTTATTATTTCCGTAAGTGTTATGGTGATGCATATTGCAAGTCTTATTATCATGGAACTTCAAAAAGCATTAAATAAACACACCGTTGTaaaaaaaaacccgattactccttTTCAAGAACAGACCgatccgattttctaaaatccgtttaattaattggTCAACGTCAGTTAATGGGTCAAAATCAGATTTGTTGGTCAAAGTCAAGATTGGTCaaaatgaatttaaactagaattttggAGTTTTTGAACAAATGAATGATTATGTTTATGTTTTTAGACAATTGTGTTAAAGTTTATGCTTATGGTTTTGTTCTATATTTACACAcataaaattttgaaatttattatGTTTAAAAAGTCTAATCTGATTAATTCCCGAGTTTCCGATTACTTCCTTCAAAGTCCCAACCATGTATTCCCTGAGTTGCGAGTTTTGCAACCCTTGTAGACAACATCTCTAGGAAAGTCTTGCATTTTTTTTAGTATTCTTTGTCTCTTAATTGGATGTTGTTTTTACGTCAAACATCGTCTGTTGCAAACTAAATCATATAATTGACTAGTATAATCAGCTGCAAAACTAGTACTAGCATTTGCTTTTGCTGCTAGGAGTTGTGATAATTTGATAATTATTGATGTTGATTGCTTAGTGTATTTTGATTTCTGTAATTTGTTGAATAATATACTTTTATACCCGATTGAAGTGTTTGAATTAAAATTCTTATAATCCATTAAGTACGAGAGTATCTCTTTGAAAAATTTATTGATTAGTTGCTTAAAAAGGTTTGTCATCTACAATTCTCCAATTATTTTGTCTTTTCTATTTTATTTCTTGGAAGTTATTATGATAAGGAGATGGTGATACAAAGGGTgtgtttggcaaaactagctggtAGCTAGGGTAGCTTTTAGCTTTTAGCTGTTAGCTTTTACCTGATAGTTGGTAGTTGTTAGCTTTATAGATATATTTTGGTGTTTGGTAGAGTAGCTGAATCTCttaaataaagagtaaaatgacaaaaagcTATAAGCTAAAAGTTAAACGCTAGTTCTAGTAGCTTTTAGCTTTTTCCTTGTGTCTAAAAGCTTTAAGCTCATTTAACCAAACAGAGCTTTTTATTAAATAAGAGCTTTTTCATAAAAGCTAAAAGCTCCGTGCCAAACATACACAAAATGACCTTGCCTAGCAGTATCAAGGTATATTTAATGTGTTACTTAAATCAAGTGGCTGACATTTCGAGTTTGATACAAAGGTCTAGAGTAGTTTCGATGTGTGACTCTGTTGTTAAAAATCATTGATATGGATAACGGTTCaaaatgttgggatttaacaagttcataatatacttaaaccattttaagaattaagaaagcggaagcatgttaattaccaattttagacttgttaaactttaaccaattaaggttaaatcccaattaggatcaagttgtgaaacatacttacaaactacaagatagataagagattataccttctccaagctatgtagttgatgatgaagatgatgatgaagaatagagcttcaaatggatgaaacctcaagtagttataccccaaacttatgcaccaacacctagccttagttaggatttataaacacttgaattatacttgcaaaaaccaaactttgaaccctCTTTTCTTCCCTAAAAGTCACTGCTGGACAGCAGCAGTTGGGAGGAGTTTGGTGCAGTTTTTTTTTAAGTATATTGCATGTATGTTGTTCCAAGAAGTCAAGGAAcatgtatatggatatatggaaaagcatgaccaaaggaatggcatctctagcatgtgtatgcacaactccaaggccactactaatattaaataaaatggatttattttataaaattacattttataaaacttaatttataaaatacattttataaaacttccattttatttattatgtttacatcatttataaaacctattttataaaatgtaacataattaattaattatttaacctataaataattaaatccatatcatataaattattccatgattcatataaatatacatcaagtaataatttaagaaagccattttcttaaagttcaagtgtcgcgtatttaattaacgatccaatcgctaagattaaatacatataaggtgtcggtaagcttgttattgggtatgacccgacttggatcataacacattagccacattaatttaatatgtctctcgggcatacgaagaacCTTCACAAAAGCTTATATAATAAGCTAGTCATTAGAGGTAGATTAGTAGATTTTGTTTTATAATAAAGTTCGTTTGGATGTAGCCATATTTATATAGTGTAAGAGGGTGTTTTGGGCTGTGTTTCAGAACAAATTTTGCTTTATTAAAACAACGTTGTGAAAAAACATGTCCCAACCTTCTTTAGTAACTGCATTTCTCTTTAGGAAGTGGATAATCATTTTTTTACCTACCACTTTTACTGATTGGTTCATGAAACATCCCTGGCAAAGTTTTCTTTTTATATATGCGCCAGTATAATATTTCAAAGTTTGAACTGGTTTTTAGTTCGTCAATTTTACATGCACATCTCCTTATATACTTTAGAAATTATTCTAGACACACTCTAATTACAATGTAGGGTTGTTAGTCAAACCTTTGAAATAGTATAAGAAAATAGACCCCGTAGTTGAAAGCTTGCTTTGCCCCTTAAGTTGAATAATATTGACCAGTGTTGCAAAAAACAGCCGAGAAGGAACGGATGTCGCAACGGATTTATAGTGTAGCGTTGGTCAAACACAATGTATTATGTATTGCCTTTAATTTGAAATCctcatgtttgaaatatttatataaaagtcaactttggtcaacatgCATCTCGACCCGTCTTGACCTTTGCGAAGCTCCAAggtcccgaccgtctcgaccccgtctcacgtctttttcaaccttgataTTGTGTAGACATAATCTTCTGTTATAGAGTTTAGT
This genomic window from Rutidosis leptorrhynchoides isolate AG116_Rl617_1_P2 chromosome 2, CSIRO_AGI_Rlap_v1, whole genome shotgun sequence contains:
- the LOC139892372 gene encoding uncharacterized protein, which gives rise to MSMMMRWEKLESQSGPGKRWGHTSNAVRGGQLLYIFGGYGEDNTQTNKVHIFDASTRTWSEPDMQGTLPVPRDSHSCTTVGDKLFVFGGTDGNVPLKDLHILDTPTNTWVTPYVRGEGPEAREGHSAALIGKRLFIFGGCGKSSDTLVEEYFDDLYILNTETMIWKRMATTGIPPAKRNSHTCVSWKNKIIVIGGEDTQNYYMSDVQMLDTDTLIWTKLVTNGDLLPPRAGHTTIALGNNLFVFGGFTDAEDLYDDLYMFDLETYKWTKVMTVGAGPSARFSMAGSSLHPQQGGVLVFMGGCNKTLEALDDMFYLYTGLVIENERDERKLEKLSLRKQLRLKSQEQQSVNAAYSTPMIGMETSSNANRPMNTPTHFEFTPNRPNVYSNDYHNAHGKRTFQAKVTKNVTNCYTIETVIDGKPLRGVLFSNNLSSNKPAADDLRRKRVAVETRSPEHQTPGVTSAASDMKTPAASNVSPSLEVSGSRKSSLEINRMNTSGAAAEDTANSNPNHDSQPQPMSVDEHGLLNPSTQQV